A genomic window from Glycine max cultivar Williams 82 chromosome 17, Glycine_max_v4.0, whole genome shotgun sequence includes:
- the LOC100797916 gene encoding NAC domain-containing protein 7, protein MNTFSHVPPGFRFHPTDEELVGYYLRKKVASKRIDLDVIKDVDLYKIEPWDLQELCKIGTDEQSDWYFFSHKDKKYPTGTRTNRATKAGFWKATGRDKAIYSKHCLIGMRKTLVFYKGRAPNGQKSDWIMHEYRLETNENGTTSQEEGWVVCRVFKKRMTTMQKVGEYDQSPCWYDEQVSFMQDLESPRRSISLPYASYHHHHHPSCKPELMELQYNNIPHDAFLQLPQLESPKVTQSACSVVPYGYENNNNNNNNNNGSTLQFSSLTQEEQLQYCNNQQSHHSLYGSNDHAVDQVTDWRVLDKYVASQLSHNNQDVVSKETSYSNAPIFNVTEQVSVVANGSKKEQVSQEYASTSTSSYQIDLWK, encoded by the exons ATGAACACGTTTTCACATGTACCACCAGGCTTTCGATTTCATCCGACCGATGAAGAACTTGTCGGTTACTACCTTAGGAAAAAGGTAGCGTCTAAAAGGATTGATCTAGATGTCATCAAAGATGTCGATCTCTATAAAATTGAACCATGGGATCTCCAAG AATTATGCAAAATAGGAACCGATGAACAAAGTGACTGGTATTTCTTTAGTCATAAAGATAAGAAATATCCAACTGGAACTCGCACCAATAGAGCTACAAAAGCAGGATTCTGGAAAGCCACGGGAAGAGACAAGGCAATATACTCTAAGCATTGCCTCATTGGCATGAGAAAGACTCTCGTGTTTTACAAAGGACGAGCCCCAAATGGACAGAAGTCTGAttggatcatgcatgagtacaGGCTAGAAACTAATGAAAATGGAACAACTTCTCAG GAAGAAGGCTGGGTTGTGTGTAGAGTGTTCAAGAAGAGAATGACAACAATGCAGAAAGTGGGAGAGTATGATCAATCACCCTGTTGGTACGATGAGCAAGTTTCCTTCATGCAAGATCTTGAATCCCCCAGGCGCAGTATTTCTCTGCCTTATGCATcataccaccaccaccaccaccctaGCTGCAAGCCTGAGCTCATGGAATTGCAATACAACAACATTCCCCACGATGCATTCCTCCAACTTCCACAACTTGAAAGCCCCAAAGTTACTCAATCAGCATGCTCAGTTGTCCCTTATGGCTatgaaaacaacaacaacaacaacaacaacaacaatggaagCACCTTGCAGTTCTCATCACTCACTCAGGAAGAACAGTTACAATATTGCAATAACCAACAAAGTCACCATTCTCTCTATGGCAGCAATGATCATGCGGTTGACCAGGTCACAGATTGGCGTGTACTTGACAAATATGTTGCTTCTCagctcagtcacaacaaccaaGATGTCGTTTCCAAGGAAACCAGTTATTCCAATGCACCCATTTTCAATGTGACGGAACAAGTTTCTGTGGTTGCAAATGGATCCAAAAAGGAGCAAGTTTCTCAGGAGTATGCTTCAACGTCTACCTCCAGTTACCAGATTGACCTGtggaagtga